In Candidatus Kerfeldbacteria bacterium, a single genomic region encodes these proteins:
- a CDS encoding ComEC/Rec2 family competence protein, with the protein MYPQKATIFLAGGITLLVGAALGLLFELPVEAMIAIGASGLVIAVVQRRWRAGLLVGICLITFALGMWRSYASMTAAEQDGLVPYHGQTISFIGVVDAEPDVRSDQVKLTIAVQSDDDGNLLSGLILVSALLYPEYQYGDRLWIRCRIEQPGIIQSDDGRDFNYGRYVSLSHIYSVCFRPQIKLIDRGQGSPLISGLIQVKQQFIERLTRVMGEPEASFAAGLLVGAKQSLPESVRAAFRITGTSHIIALSGYNISIIAICIQKLCSTFWLSRRTAFWVAVGVIIFFVVMTGAAASVTRAGIMGGLVLLARQLGRMSRIAQALVLAACIMIWMNPPVLLYDIGFQLSFLATFGLVYLSPLIERWLRWVPDLFALRSSLSATLSAIVMTLPIIVYYFGTVSLIAPLVNVLILPFIPIAMGFGFVTGLLGFVVPMLAAWFGWLTWALLHGILVLIRWWAGLPFAAVHLPVISIAVLIIAYLVLVVWLWWLHKKPPADAQPAAAL; encoded by the coding sequence ATGTATCCACAAAAAGCAACGATTTTTTTAGCAGGAGGAATTACACTGTTAGTTGGCGCTGCCCTAGGTCTCCTGTTTGAACTCCCGGTTGAAGCCATGATTGCTATTGGCGCTTCGGGGCTGGTTATTGCTGTTGTTCAACGTCGTTGGCGTGCCGGTTTACTGGTGGGTATTTGCTTGATTACGTTCGCGCTGGGGATGTGGCGATCATACGCGAGTATGACTGCGGCAGAGCAAGATGGACTGGTGCCATATCACGGTCAAACTATTTCGTTCATTGGTGTCGTTGACGCCGAGCCTGACGTGCGCAGCGATCAAGTAAAGTTGACCATTGCGGTGCAATCCGATGATGATGGTAATTTATTATCTGGTCTAATATTAGTCTCAGCGTTGCTGTACCCCGAATATCAGTATGGCGACCGGCTCTGGATACGGTGCCGCATCGAGCAGCCGGGGATTATCCAGTCGGATGACGGGCGCGATTTTAATTACGGTCGGTATGTATCACTGTCACATATCTATAGCGTTTGTTTCCGGCCGCAGATCAAACTGATCGACCGCGGGCAGGGCAGTCCACTGATATCAGGATTGATTCAGGTTAAGCAACAGTTTATTGAGCGTTTGACGCGGGTGATGGGTGAACCAGAGGCGTCGTTTGCCGCTGGATTGCTCGTTGGTGCCAAACAATCATTACCCGAGTCGGTGCGGGCTGCCTTTCGTATCACTGGCACGTCCCACATCATTGCGTTGTCTGGGTATAATATTTCAATTATTGCAATCTGCATTCAGAAATTATGCAGCACGTTTTGGTTGTCTCGCCGAACTGCTTTTTGGGTTGCCGTGGGAGTGATTATTTTTTTCGTGGTGATGACTGGTGCGGCTGCCTCAGTCACTCGAGCGGGGATCATGGGCGGCCTGGTGTTGCTGGCTCGGCAGTTGGGGAGGATGAGCCGCATTGCCCAAGCCCTTGTTTTGGCTGCGTGTATCATGATATGGATGAATCCGCCGGTACTTCTCTATGACATCGGCTTCCAGCTGTCATTTCTCGCCACATTCGGCCTGGTATATCTTTCGCCATTGATTGAGCGATGGCTGAGATGGGTACCCGACCTGTTTGCCTTGCGCAGCAGTTTGTCTGCTACACTGTCTGCCATCGTCATGACCTTGCCGATCATTGTATATTATTTTGGCACTGTATCTCTGATTGCCCCGCTAGTTAATGTTTTAATATTGCCATTTATTCCGATTGCGATGGGCTTTGGGTTTGTCACGGGGCTGCTTGGGTTTGTGGTACCCATGCTGGCAGCATGGTTTGGTTGGCTGACCTGGGCATTGTTGCACGGCATACTTGTTCTCATCCGGTGGTGGGCTGGGTTGCCGTTTGCAGCAGTGCATCTTCCGGTCATTTCCATTGCAGTTTTAATTATCGCGTATCTCGTATTGGTGGTATGGCTGTGGTGGCTGCATAAAAAACCGCCGGCTGATGCACAACCGGCGGCGGCTCTTTGA
- the prfB gene encoding peptide chain release factor 2, whose product MKELLASLEELQSKIERTWKLLDLDHQRDEMKSLEFEMAEPDFWSDPDRAKAKSKRHDEIQRELDQWERIRRDVEETKHLAGDSIASGDHSLADDITKRLAELEQSFTSLEFYLMLSDRHDTRNAIVAIHAGTGGVDAQDWAAMLLRMYLRYIEKKGWTARVVDESAGQEAGIKSVTFEVQGRYAYGYLKAEAGVHRLVRISPFDAEKMRHTSFALVEVLPEFDDTDEIQIADKDLRIDTYMSSGKGGQSVNTTYSAVRIVHIPTGITVTCQNERSQQQNKATALKILKGKLHAIAQAEQQAEKQALRGEYQEAAWGNQVRSYVLQPYQLVKDHRTKYEEQDVNRVLDGGLDSFIEQHLRETIKRV is encoded by the coding sequence ATGAAAGAATTACTCGCGTCACTGGAGGAATTACAATCAAAAATTGAACGGACCTGGAAGCTGCTTGATCTCGACCACCAGCGAGATGAAATGAAATCGCTTGAATTTGAGATGGCCGAGCCTGATTTTTGGTCGGATCCCGATCGGGCAAAAGCGAAAAGCAAGCGGCACGACGAGATTCAACGGGAACTGGATCAATGGGAGCGCATCCGTCGAGATGTGGAAGAAACCAAGCATTTGGCTGGCGATAGTATCGCGAGCGGAGATCATAGTTTGGCGGATGATATCACCAAGCGTCTAGCTGAACTGGAGCAGTCATTTACTTCGCTTGAGTTTTATCTGATGCTCTCTGATCGCCATGATACGCGCAATGCGATTGTGGCGATTCATGCGGGTACGGGCGGTGTTGACGCGCAAGACTGGGCGGCCATGCTGCTTCGGATGTATTTACGCTATATTGAAAAAAAAGGGTGGACCGCACGCGTCGTGGATGAATCAGCTGGTCAGGAAGCAGGCATCAAAAGCGTGACTTTCGAAGTGCAGGGACGCTATGCCTACGGTTATCTCAAGGCGGAAGCGGGCGTGCATCGTTTGGTGCGCATTTCACCCTTTGACGCAGAAAAAATGCGCCATACCTCGTTTGCCCTGGTTGAAGTATTGCCTGAGTTTGATGATACAGATGAGATACAAATAGCCGATAAAGATCTGCGGATTGACACGTACATGTCTTCAGGTAAAGGCGGCCAGTCAGTGAATACGACGTATTCCGCGGTGCGTATCGTGCATATCCCGACTGGCATCACCGTGACTTGCCAGAACGAACGCTCCCAACAGCAAAATAAAGCTACCGCATTGAAAATATTGAAGGGAAAGCTGCACGCCATTGCCCAGGCAGAACAGCAGGCTGAGAAACAAGCGCTGCGTGGTGAGTATCAAGAAGCCGCCTGGGGTAATCAAGTGCGTTCGTATGTATTGCAGCCGTACCAGCTCGTCAAAGATCATCGGACGAAATATGAAGAACAAGATGTCAATCGAGTGCTGGATGGTGGCCTGGACAGTTTCATCGAGCAGCACTTACGTGAAACGATAAAGAGAGTATAA
- the glmS gene encoding glutamine--fructose-6-phosphate transaminase (isomerizing) translates to MCGIVGYIGTREARPILLDGLKRLEYRGYDSSGIATVGDGLLIRKAVGRIAELERQLGGMQFPGSIGIAHTRWATHGVPSDANAHPHTGQDGIVALVHNGIIENYRSLRELLQRQGHTFRSETDTEVVAHLIERYHNNHSLEEAVQMALVQLKGAYGLVVMSSNEPDTLIAARNGSPLVLGISEGEYFIASDAAALLPYTRQVIYLSDGEVAILKRHTYSVRTLDNQIVNKEVEQITWDLEQIEKGGFPHFMLKEIYEQPTAIRQTLSGRVHADRAAVRLRCLKNGFVDGVGTINSIKILACGTSWHAGLVGQFLMEKTLRIPVTCEQASEFRYRHPVIVPHSIAIAISQSGETADTKGAVTLAKELGAYTLGVVNVVGSAIARMVDGGVYLHAGPEIGVASTKAFSCQVVALSILNVGLAEILDRVKPLPNGKKRIAPEDAIKIVNELDRLPDKVQRVLDSVYDRNGTGGIVKKIAQAFGSSDHFLYLGRGYNYPIALEGALKLKEISYIHAEGYSAAEMKHGPIALIDENMPVVIVAPQDSEEPQSYDKIVSNAEEVRARGGRIIAIVNEGDAQISKLAEWVIEIPNTLAHLVPVLATIPLQLLAYEIAVQKGFDPDKPRNLAKSVTVE, encoded by the coding sequence ATGTGTGGAATTGTCGGTTATATTGGCACCCGTGAAGCCAGACCTATCCTTTTGGATGGTCTGAAGCGTTTAGAATATCGGGGCTATGATTCCTCCGGTATTGCCACAGTGGGTGACGGCTTATTGATTCGGAAGGCGGTCGGTCGCATCGCAGAATTGGAACGGCAGTTAGGTGGCATGCAATTTCCGGGATCAATCGGCATTGCCCATACCCGTTGGGCGACCCATGGTGTCCCGTCAGATGCAAATGCCCATCCGCACACAGGGCAAGATGGGATTGTAGCATTGGTACATAATGGCATTATCGAAAATTACCGTTCGTTGCGCGAATTGTTGCAGCGGCAGGGACATACGTTTCGTTCGGAAACGGATACGGAGGTAGTGGCACATTTGATTGAGCGGTATCATAATAATCATTCGCTTGAGGAAGCGGTGCAAATGGCGCTGGTGCAACTGAAAGGCGCCTACGGTCTGGTAGTGATGAGCAGCAACGAGCCCGATACGTTGATTGCGGCTCGTAATGGCAGCCCGCTCGTTTTAGGCATTAGTGAAGGTGAGTATTTTATCGCTTCAGACGCTGCGGCGTTACTGCCCTATACGCGTCAGGTGATTTATCTCAGTGATGGGGAAGTGGCAATTTTGAAACGGCACACCTATTCAGTTCGCACGCTTGATAATCAAATTGTTAATAAGGAAGTTGAGCAGATTACCTGGGATCTGGAGCAGATTGAAAAGGGTGGCTTCCCGCACTTCATGCTAAAAGAAATTTATGAACAGCCGACCGCAATTCGCCAGACGCTGAGCGGCCGGGTGCACGCTGATCGAGCGGCGGTTCGATTACGCTGTCTCAAGAATGGTTTTGTCGATGGAGTAGGCACGATTAATTCCATTAAGATACTTGCGTGCGGCACATCATGGCATGCCGGATTGGTTGGCCAGTTTCTCATGGAGAAGACACTCCGTATTCCGGTCACCTGCGAACAAGCCTCAGAATTCCGATATCGCCATCCGGTGATCGTTCCGCATTCCATTGCCATCGCTATTTCTCAGTCTGGCGAAACCGCGGATACCAAAGGTGCGGTGACACTGGCTAAGGAATTAGGCGCCTACACGCTGGGGGTGGTCAACGTGGTTGGTTCAGCGATTGCTCGCATGGTTGATGGCGGCGTGTATTTGCACGCGGGACCAGAAATCGGCGTGGCCTCAACGAAGGCATTTTCCTGCCAAGTAGTGGCATTGTCCATCCTCAATGTTGGCTTAGCTGAGATCCTTGATCGGGTCAAACCATTGCCTAATGGTAAGAAACGAATTGCCCCGGAAGACGCAATCAAGATTGTAAATGAACTTGATCGATTACCGGACAAAGTACAGCGCGTGCTGGATAGCGTGTACGACCGCAACGGCACCGGCGGCATTGTCAAAAAAATTGCCCAGGCATTTGGCTCCAGCGATCATTTCCTATATTTAGGTCGCGGATATAATTATCCGATTGCCCTTGAGGGTGCGCTTAAATTGAAAGAAATTTCTTATATTCACGCCGAAGGCTATTCCGCGGCGGAAATGAAGCATGGTCCGATTGCGTTGATTGATGAAAATATGCCGGTGGTAATTGTCGCCCCCCAGGACAGCGAGGAACCGCAGAGTTATGACAAAATCGTCTCCAATGCGGAGGAAGTGCGCGCCCGCGGTGGCCGTATCATTGCCATAGTGAACGAAGGGGATGCCCAGATTTCAAAATTAGCTGAATGGGTGATTGAGATCCCTAATACTCTGGCACATCTTGTACCGGTTCTTGCCACAATTCCACTGCAGCTGCTTGCCTATGAAATTGCTGTGCAGAAGGGGTTTGATCCGGATAAACCGCGCAATCTCGCCAAGTCGGTAACGGTGGAATAA